The following coding sequences lie in one Zingiber officinale cultivar Zhangliang chromosome 2B, Zo_v1.1, whole genome shotgun sequence genomic window:
- the LOC122046132 gene encoding E3 ubiquitin-protein ligase RNF170-like: MESPPEDDVCSICHDWFTLPCQANCSHWFCGNCILRVWHHGSALQPCKCPICRRFITLLIPTDAAAQERQDTEASQILENIEKYNRNFGGGSSSLIQRLRDLPFFMRRLLRELMDPQRSLPLVFRARMIFAMVMSAIYVLSPVDIIPEGIFGLVGLLDDLIILLIVLLHVATIYRSVLLYRHGGS, encoded by the exons ATGGAATCGCCGCCAGAGGACGACGTCTGCTCGATCTGTCACGATTGGTTCACCCTCCCTTGCCAAGCCAATTGCTCCCATTGGTTCTGCG GAAATTGTATTTTGCGTGTCTGGCATCATGGGTCCGCCCTTCAACCATGCAAGTGCCCCATTTGCCGTCGCTTCATAACTTTGCTTATACCCACCGATGCTGCTGCACAAGAAAGGCAAGATACAGAAGCTAGTCAAATTCTTGAAAACATAGAGAAATATAACCGAAATTTTGGTGGAGGCTCATCCAGCCTTATacag AGGTTAAGAGATCTGCCATTCTTCATGCGAAGGCTGTTAAGAGAGTTGATGGATCCACAGAGGTCACTGCCTCTTGTATTCAGGGCACGAATGATTTTTGCT ATGGTGATGAGTGCAATATATGTGCTGAGTCCGGTTGATATTATCCCAGAAG GTATATTTGGATTGGTCGGTCTGCTAGACGATCTCATCATTCTCCTGATTGTTCTCCTCCACGTTGCTACCATATACCGCTCGGTGCTTCTTTATCGTCATGGTGGTTCCTGA